gccgagggtggattgccccttggggaggagtgtggtacatttaggaaacctaacgggcggctacaacctcactgaacttttgggtagtccttgaaagggaaatgtgcccttggaccatttctataaatgttttggtgattagatgcccaacacatattgttttaagatgatgagtgccaagtattaaagagatgcaaataaaGAATAAAGGTAAGATCTAGACGCTTAGTCAATTGCTTTATATGCTAAACTCTcttgtctaagtgccagggaCTCAGCTAAGTAAAGGCCAAAATAGTCAAAGGAAGACAAACAAAGGATCAAAGAAAAGGTGCTGACTGCgcagcaccggacggtccggcgccgttcaccggacagtccggtgcacggtctgcaaaaactcgtcgctctcgggtttttctctggcCACGTCAGCTATAAAtcatcggacagtccgcgcgaggcgccggacagtccggtgctccaaccgTGCAACGGCTACCTGCCACATCGATAAGAGCCAACGgtcatatggcgcaccggacggtccggtgacccATAGAAAAGGAAACCAGCCAATCAGGGGATTCTCTACCGCGACATGGGCTCGTACTGttcacagtccggtgtgcaccggacagtccggtgcacctacaaacagaaggcaagaattgcctaccaaatggagctccaacggcttctagctgccttggggctataaaagggacccataggcgcatggagcacaacaccaagcctccattgaacattctaagacgcctagactctgcAAACGCGCATTCGAAtcattgtgtttgagatttgagcacttcttgaGTCGTGAACTCCCTGcgttgtgtttgtgtgctcatctcttgacttgtgtgcgtgtgattGTTGTGATTCTAgttcttgcgtgtgtttctttctctcccttactcttgtggcttTTGTTGTGATAaacattgtaagggtgagaggctccaacttgtggagattcctcacaaacgggaaaagactactaaggaagaaaactgcggtactcaaggttgatcatttgatcacttgagagggattgagtgcaatccttgaccgaaggaggtcaccataatgtggagtaggcattggccgaaccacgagataaaatcacCGTGTTTCGTGTCTCCTTTTAGTGTGATTGGTTTTTCTTCTAGAGTTCTTGCTTAATCACTTATGCTATTGTTCCAAAGTTGAATACTCatcctaaaggaacaatcaagtgaagagttctctctttagcaacttggttttaatcttacaaacatttcataaccaagtttgggttatttagtgttgaattttacaggatcacctactcaccccctctaggtgctctcagccctgctgttgctatatgtggttttgggtgttgagataaacttgacacatgatcattctttattattactattgattatttattgttcatgataagattactgTGCTAATTTGAACaaggagaaccacccaggaaaacagtgctaccacaagggtggaatgagacacccttggtcaattaattaggaaagctagggagagattaccttacctaaAAGGGGAAAGCGAGGAGGCGTCGCTGCGGACACTACAGGAATCCTAACGATTCCCATCGACCAGGTTAATTCCCATCGGCCAGGGAAAAAGCCGACGGGGATAACGTGACGCCGGTCGGCTAAcccttaactcccgtcggccagagctCAGGCCGACGAGGATTaccttaactcccgtcggccagagcgtaggccgacggggattaccttaactcccgtcggccagagctCAGGCCGACGTGGATTaccttaactcccgtcggccagagcgtaggccgacggggattagcgTTTTATGAGCAGGGGTGAGCTAATCCCCATCGGTTCACCAGACCGACGGGAGTTGAAGCTTATCCCCGTCGGCTTGTacttggccgacggggattacttaTTTCTGTCAACCGCCGTCTGGAATAAGGTTATCTCCGACACCTGATGGCCATCAGCTTTGGACCAACGGGAGTTAGCGAGttaccgacgggaattagttattcccgtcggtttatagGTTATTCCTGTCGGTTTTTAGCCGACAGGAATTAACTAGATTCCTGTAGtgagagtatagggaggttctcgggtcggacTGTCTGTTTAGCTTTCCGgacgggggattcctatgcttccttcttcctaaaTCCGTAGCGGGGTTTttttcgaactagtggaactttggaaaggcttcatagtgctaccctgcctcatcCCCtcagtagagatgaatgggacttcaagaccccttggcaaatgggtagcatggcttgtgggtaaagatgtgcaacctctgcagagtgtaaaactggtatatcagccgtgctcacggccatgagcggctcagacactcatatgattaatttatgaaagtaaatttaatttgtcatttacatcgcattgtggtttattattaattttgatctactattactttgggttggtatatacttacatttagtaactgctaataaaatttgacccacttattaaaagcaatgctcagcgcctttaaccattatttattgatcagtcttacacttcacatgagctcccatctttggtgagtttatgcacattattccccacaacttgttgagctataatcttttgtgagctcacccttgcgatatataaacctcccacaggtgaagagcaggtagttcgggaggaggtctacaacgaggagtacgagcttatctaggtggcgtctcctagtcagctttgtAGCGCCAAAGAATAattattagttcgctttattgttatcatttatttttgtaagacacttACGCTAtgtaatactccctccgtttctttttatttgtcgctggatagtgcaattttacaatatccagcgacaaataaaaagaaacggagggagtaatatttgtgacatttatctctatgcacttggtcattatatgtgttgtttttcttcggcgcacatatgagacgtacccagctttatcccttaaattcgggtgtgataTATGTTCCTCAACAGAATCTATGTGATTAGTTTGATAAGTATGGAAACATAGTTATCTCGCTTGAATTAATCATAAACACCACATCACAATCCCTCTGTTGCTATAAGGAAATATATAATCTCACTTGAATTAATCCTAGAACCATCCGTATCACATGGTTGGGTCGTCTGATCTTCCTAGATGTGGTGCTCAACAAACGGAAACGAGCATGCTGTGCTGCCCCTGCTCCCGGTGGAGAAAACACACGAGAACTCGCGACGACGCGCGCGGTAGCATTGCTTTGCGACCCGCCGCACTCGTTCAGGCACTGAGCCGAGCGTTTCCAGCCCTAAGTGTACATACAGAACAGAAGTATATGTGTATATTTGGGCCGGGTctgatgggccggcccgaagcacggaaaaaagCACGGCACGACACAACACGAAATATtttagtgccgggccggcacggtCCGATATATCGGACCGGGTTTGAGCCGAGGTCGCGGCCCATGGGCGGACACGAGCACaacccgtttaaggcaggcacgaaatgacccatatagaggcacgaaaaggcccatatatttattaaaatcacacttcattccataatttcatgtacttgataaagaacacaaagctataGATAATATTAGTTacatgttttttgtagctttgaaatagagtatgtgatgtaattttatttttgttatgaacattagataataaactgaacttacgaactttatatagagctgattatactctttttctttctaacaaaaatgatttataaacgaggtagtcattgcatagccctagtaacttaatacaaatattaagtttgtttttgatcaaatttatttgtcttatcttttatttgttttattaaatttgttttgaatttcgggCTCTGACGTGAATTTTGGgctttcgggccaaaaattgaatttcgggccctaataTTAATTTCGgtcttttataatttcgggccgcctAAAATAAGCCctacacgtttaagcaattacgggtcGAGCCGTGGACCGGCCCGACACGGCCCAAAATTCAAACGTGCCGAGCCGACACGAAATTTCAAAGAATGCGGGCCTTTTGGGCTTGGACCGGGCCGAGCAGCCCGAATGTACATCTATAAACAGAAGTGCGTGGATGTCGGCTTGCAAGGTGCGGCAGCGTGTCCATTCGACCGGCATTCGCCTTTCATTGGCATGCATGCATCTCTGTACAAGTATTTCTGTAGCACAAAACCGACTGCGCCCTACAACACGGTAGGCAGCAGAACTGCGCGCTCAAACGGTCAAACCTCAAAGAGAAGAGAAAAAAAAAGTGGTaacgaaagaagaagaagaaaaaaaaaataaaGCGAAGGAGCAGATTAGAGAAATGGAGAGGCGGAGGAAACAAAGCGAGAGAATCGACACTTGACGAGAACTCGCCACGGACGCACACTCGGGATCAGCTAGCACTTGTTGTGGATGGGGTCGGAGCCTCTGCGGACGCGGCGCTTGCTCATCCTATCGGGGTCGAACACGGCCGACGGAGGAGGGGAATACGAGGCGCCGCCGGCAACCGCGGGCGCCTTCCAGCTGGCGGACGCGTCGTCGAGCCTGCTGGCCCTGGCGCTgcttgcggcggcggcggcggcggcagcgtcaTCGTCGCTCGCCGCCTTCCTTGTTGGCTGCTCGGCTGCCGCCGGTGGCGACGAGGCGCCCCGCCGGTTGCTCGTCTGGTCGGCGAGAGTGGCCGCCGGGACTCTGACGGCAGAGATCTCGGGGGTGCAGCTTAGGAGAGCAGCAAGGACAAGAGCTGGCAGCGTGAGGGCGAGGGCTCTCattctctcctccctctctcgcgcTCCCTTGCGACCAACGATGGACGGATGGAGGTGGATGCCGCCGCGCGCTGCCGACGTGACGTGACGTGCCTATCGCACCACGAAGCTTATTATGATTAGCTTTGCGGCAGGGGTAGCGTGCGGGCAGCCGAAGCTTCGACGGCCATGTCTGTTGCCTGTTGGTTTGCAATGCCGGCCGGCTTGCATTGTGCGCCTTTGTTCCGGCGGTAGATATAGGGGGGGCCACCCCCTCTGTCCCTCTCTCTCGTCTAGCACGCATCTGTATCAGAGAGACAGACGGGTGAGGCTGTGAGTGAGATCTCGCGGTggtccaaaagcaaaaggagacaAAGAGAGGGGAGGGCCGGAGGGGGCAACACCCAACAAGGCAATACGTCACTTTTTGCATACCTGAGGTGGTGAGCTTGCTATGCCTATGTTACTATGTATCAATGTATGTAGATAAATCCATGGGGTGGCCGGGCGGGCTAGCTTGCGACGTAGTGGTAGtaggcgcgcgcgcgcgcacacacacaTCACTCACTCACTGGGTGACGAAGAACGTGTACGCGAAGAAAAGAAGAGACAAGAGAGTACTAGGGTAGAGTGCGTGCAGTTGTAGTTTTGTGTGCTCGTATTACAGTGGCCTTGTCCActgccgaattttttgtattttagcctctAAACTGAAGTAAAATCACGTTTaaacctaaaaaaattttaaatacagttttggacccttagctcggcgccataggccgtGGCGCCGAGCTGCGCCGAGCTGTGACGTGGCCGCAACGGCTAGTTGCGTCTAGGGCTTACCTGGCTCTgacgtggcggcggcgcggcctcgtagctcggcgccacagatcttggcgccgagctacgaattcctataaaaacgcccgcgcggctggccgagagcagctcatttcgtcccatttccaaacttcgtcaaaatttcctggattcaaagatttgagttggttcacttcgtaggccaaggtatgatttccaactgattcgttttgtatattgggttgttagttaaataatttgtatacacctattatattatcatttcgaaTATTAGTTTGTGTAGacttattataaagcataataggtacaagtgataattataatcgtttattagatgaaagacatgtaccgagaggcgttgtggcagaagagaggtcgtcctcgggagttatatccggacgtatctagtaaggatgctcctgttcctcctgaactccccgtgcctaactgtgactgtggcagactagcttgggtacatcaatcacaacatccagacacggctgctcgctgctactacctttgtggcactttggacgtacgtagcttatgacttgtcacttaactttgttcgcattcatttttttgtagatatgtaatagtgcatctttccattattttagggacatcagaagtgtttctttttccagtggatcgatggtcctgataaatttgaccctcgatatcttcttttcgttaattggttgagtggaaagaccagtcatgagcgttttaagcgttgggtacctcctcccccgaatcctccaccaatgacggatgcggagaaggaggtagcaacagaaagacggatggactcaccgcctcgatgcaattgtggagaccgtgctgtcatcgacgaagactatgacaagcagttctgttgtccgaacattgattatgtgagcccattgatacgctaaatgtatgaactagtttttatttacaataaattactaattttttctcctgcagccatacgggtggcgtaagtgtcgtttcagagagtggttgtatggtcctttgtcccattggccagagccagaggtaaaggaaaagagatacatggggtgggcggcagaagaggtcaaatttgatccagtactctgcaaatgcggtattgaagctaagtatggattagttccttcggagcttggtgttggatatttttgtggacatatggtcgattacgatgaggttggtattttttttttgcaccagatgtaatgttatagcggtacttactatttttttgtaggagacgaggaatgcagttgggagagttacgacgacaaaggagaggtgatgcgcacaatagagtccaagagaataatgggacagaagatgcgttgtggatctcggctcgttgattcgtacattaacgatcgcatacgcgacatgcgtagggaagcaaaatctgccttttatgatagcccgaagcgtgcagagtataggaggttgaaggcggcagatgagaagagagcacaggatgcaagggaatgggaagcggctcaagccgagaaacagatgttggataatcttgctgatcgcctcaagggaagtaagtgagataaatgatattataattatgttagtacaatttatttatcctgactttgctaacttaattttctcattatatttgcagagattggaagcggcgtaaactatttggccgatgaggcgcatgcgagatatgttcaggataaaatggcaacggttgagctgatggaggaggaggacgacgacacatctagattgagtgagcttatcgccctcgcagaggcaggattacatgaagaagaggaggacgacatgtcaaggttgagtgagctcatagcactagctgaggcaggattacgtgctcaagaggaagaggatgagtttctgtcacaggccgccgcagaggtagaggcagcttattacaagaagtctgatgaggctgaggctgaggatgagctattctcccaagctgcagatgaagcagaagccaattattacaaaagaactggtgacaagtgtgatgcaggacaatgcagcaagtggaatgaggttgttgttgaggattgcgcgacggatgactccgaagatgagttactcatagattgtgattcagactgaagaattgtagcctattatgtagtatttacgtatcaaaaataatttagaactctaaagATGCGTTACTTATTGCTTATTATGTTTTTTACAGTTCACAAATTTTTTTTGCAagagtttcccttgttttattaacaaccacagttcaaataatcacatattataagacatataagcatttcaacatataatacatcacaaaataacatcgaatataaaaacatccacagaacatagttcttcatataatgtccacaaacaaagtccaaaatacaagttccccaacacatagtccaaaacacaaaacatagttcatattacaacgtctccagcataagtccaaatcacacagtccatatcacaaaagtattcatttcctcctagtcttacccttgcccttggccccaagagcgtcgatgcctggagtgtaagggtctcgtggacgccttctacgtggtgtcagctgtgatggctgagttgtaggagcatcctgcaactgagacggtccaatctccacctgacctgcggcgccagcgccagcgccagcgtcgtcgtcgtcgtcatcgtcgtcgtcgtcgtcctgggccacgttctcaaacgtgtcccgcgtcgatcgcgacgagctgagtcctgctgtagatggtccaactgcacaaataggaggctgaacgtcctgctgcatacgtggcacaggcagctgcacgtcaacgcccgctagagaccggcatccacaccgagccgctgctcgacgaagacgacgtgataccctctgtaatcgaaatgttagttaaagacatatgttacaacatacaaataaacaagttttctgttagacattgatactcactgatagtaacgatagcgtagtagtatctgaagttctctgtgagatacgctcgagttcaacaacagatacgagcatagagtttccctatcACAAGTTAAGACATTAGGATGCTGAAAACTAGACATATCCCATTGAATTGAAATctctaattttagtaaagaaatagttaccactctatcaaggattggagcagcctcaatttgggacccgtgccgagcagctatgtcgaaagctgtgtcttcgtcgtctgacgattcttgctcggcgtagtctgctGCTGTCCACTGTCCCTTCAGCTTGCACCTAGTCACACCAGAATACCAAATCAAATACCTCCGGAAGTTGTAGTTTGTGTGCCCCTGGTCATTCTCATAGTTCAGATCCCCCTGCTGGTTCCATTCATCAATGTAATCACGATGGTGCGTCTCGAAGTCCGTGACCTTCTTCTGTCTCTGTCTGTCGAACCTGCAAAAGTTAGAACCATATATTAGCGACTAACTGATATTTCAATTATTAGTTAGAATAACAAGTGCATGTAGTAACTCACTTATGAAGTTCTATTGAAGTCGAGAATGGCTCCACCGGAAACTCCTGGCGCAATCCGAACTGTCGAGCAACTCTGTGGGGCAAGTGGTACTCAACAGCATAAAAACAGATGAGGGGACACCTCATGAGGTAGAGGTTCTCGTCTATTGAGCACATGCTGCTCAACTGTATGCTGGCGAAATATGGATCAAGATACGGTTGCCAAGTCACCTGCAAAAGTTTTAGAAAGCCCatgtaagcacgctggtgtcgtgtgataaaagtagaaaggacatgtaaaaagaaaaaaggagacaactcaccatcgaaggagtaagtgcgtcgagctcgtttgagtactccacgtaagcacgctggtgtcgtgcgaatggctcctcgacctggtcccagcggtaagcagccgtgggcttaagccgatgtccggctaccacgaaccactcacgaggaggaaactctctgggtcgcccgacgggtatgtgtgcccacatccacagctgtagtaggtagacacatccacctaagctggcggtcctcgacgaacgacgacaagcctcgcaaagttgcctgtacaggaaggccaacactgctgaagcccagctgtaacctccggtcgtatcccagtcagtcaggcagggcagaaacatccatgacgcgctgtcgcctgtcgcgtctggaaaaagaactgaaccaaagagatggagaatccaagctcgacaatggtatCTAACCGTCTGCTCATCTGCACCAGGTGGACACTGCCCAAAGCTCTGCCTAAGCCAGGTCAGTGGGACTCCGGTGTTGTGGCTACCTCGTAGCTCATCCGGAAGCAGTCTCCCAAGAAAGGCCTCCACCCTCTGCCTCCAACCGCCTGGTGAtgcctgaccggtcactggacgaccCATAATGCTGAGACCAAGAATCTTCTGGCAATCTTCAAGCGTCACAGTCATCTCACCGCA
This portion of the Zea mays cultivar B73 chromosome 2, Zm-B73-REFERENCE-NAM-5.0, whole genome shotgun sequence genome encodes:
- the LOC100275876 gene encoding uncharacterized protein LOC100275876 precursor: MRALALTLPALVLAALLSCTPEISAVRVPAATLADQTSNRRGASSPPAAAEQPTRKAASDDDAAAAAAAASSARASRLDDASASWKAPAVAGGASYSPPPSAVFDPDRMSKRRVRRGSDPIHNKC